In Segatella copri, the DNA window CTTCTCATGATATGAGTGAACAGCGCATCTTGAGAGCCTTGGCTACAGCCGGATTGGTGGGCAACATCGTAAAGCAGAATGCTTCTATCAGTGGTGCTGATGTAGGTTGCCAGGGCGAGGTAGGTGTTGCCTGCGCCATGGCTTCGGCTGCAGCCTGCCAGCTTTTCGGAGGCAGTCCGGCTCAGGTAGAATATGCTGCCGAAATGGGATTGGAGCATCATCTCGGAATGACCTGCGACCCGGTTTGCGGACTGGTTCAGATTCCTTGCATCGAGCGAAATGCCTTTGCTGCCGCCCGAGCTTTGGATGCAGACCTCTACGCTTCCTTCTCTGATGGCCATCATACCGTATCTTTCGACCGTGTAGTTGAAGTAATGCGACAGACGGGGCATGACCTACCTTCGCTTTACAAGGAAACAAGCGAAGGCGGTTTGGCAAAGGGATTTCCAAGAGACATTTAGTCATAAAATGCTTCGCTGAATCATAAAATGTTTTTCAGCTATTTTATTCTGTTTGGTAAGAGGGCTTTTATTTTGGCACGCTATTTGTAAGTCCCCTTGCCAAACAATAATAAAGTAAATACGAATAAAAACATTTTATATTATGGCACAGAAAGGTAATATTGGTGTAACGACAGAGAACATTTTCCCTGTCATCAAGAAATTCTTATATTCAGATCACGACATCTTCCTCCGCGAGATGGTTTCAAACGCCGTAGATGCTACACAGAAGTTGAAGACTCTTGCAGCTCAGGGCGATTTCAAGGGCGAGATAGGCGACACAACCGTTCGTGTCTCTCTCGATGAGAAGGCTGGAACCTTGACTATCAGCGACCATGGTATAGGTATGACAGAGGAGGAAATCGATAAATATATCAACCAGATTGCATTCTCAGGCGTAACTGACTTCCTCGACAAGTATAAGGAGAATGCCAACGCCATCATCGGCCACTTCGGTCTCGGCTTCTATTCTTCTTTCATGGTAGCCAGCAAGGTAGAAATCATCACTAAGAGCTACAAAGAGGGAAGCAAGGCTGTAAAGTGGAGCTGCGATGGTTCACCTGCTTTCGAAATCGAAGATGCAGACAAGGCTGAGCGTGGTTCAGACATCATCCTCCATATTGCTGATGATTGCAAGGAATTCCTGCAGAAGAACAAGATTGAGGAACTTCTGAACAAGTACTGCAAGTTTATGGCAGTGCCTGTTGCTTTCGGCAAGAAGACCGAATGGAAGGACGGCAAGAATGTGGAGACTGATGAGGATAACATTATTAATAATGTGGAGCCTCTCTGGACCAAGGCTCCTAGCACACTGAAGGATGAGGACTACAAGAAGTTCTATCACACCCTTTATCCGATGCAGGACGACCCGTTGTTCTGGATTCATCTGAATGTAGACTTCCCATTCAATCTCACGGGTATTCTCTACTTCCCACGCATCAAGAGCAGCATCGACATGCAGCGCAACAAGATTCAGCTCTATTGCAACCAGGTGTTCGTAACCGACCAGGTAGAAGGCATTGTACCAGAATTCCTCACATTGCTTCATGGTGTAATCGATTCACCGGACATTCCGCTGAACGTAAGCCGCAGCTACCTGCAGAGCGACAGCAACGTGAAGAAGATTTCTACCTACATCACCAAGAAGGTAGCCGATCGTCTGAACTCTATCTTCAAGGAGAACCGCAAGGAGTTTGAAGAGAAATGGGATGATCTCAAGATCTTCATCAACTACGGAATGCTCTCTCAGGAAGATTTCTACGAGCGCGCAAAGGACTTCGCACTTCTGAAAGATGTTGAGGGCAAGTACTTTACTTTCGAGGAGTACAAGACGCTGATTAAGGACAATCAGACCGATAAGGACGGCAACCTGGTTTATCTCTATGCCAACAATAAGGAAGAGCAGTATTCTTATATCGAGGCTGCCAAGCAGAAGGGTTATTCTGTACTCCTGATGGAAGGTCAGCTCGATACGCCGATGGTAAACATGCTGGAGCAGAAGCTGGAGAAGAGCCGCTTTACACGTGTTGACGCCGACATCATCGACCGCCTCATCGTGAAGGAAGATGCTAAGAAGACCGATTTGAGCAAAGAGCAGTCTGACAACTTGACAGAAGTATTCCGTTCTCAGATGCCTCAGCTTGACAAGGCAGAATTCTTTGTTGAAATTCAGGCTTTGGGCGAACAGAACCAGCCAGTGCTCATCACTCAGAACGAGTACATGCGCCGTATGAAGGCGATGAGCCAGTTCCAGGCAGGCATGAACTTCTACGGTCAGATGCCAGACAGCTACAACATCGTACTGAACTCAGACCATGCTCTGGTAAAGAAGGTATTGGAAGATGCTGAGGCCAACACTGCTGAAACATTGAAGCCAATCCTTGCAGAAATCAAGGGTCAGGAAGCTCGCCTTGCCGTACTCCATCAGGAGCAGAACAAGAAGAAGCCTGAAGAGATTACCCAGCAGGAGAAGGATGATGTTCACAATACAGAGAAGGCCATCAGCGATGAGAAGGCTAAGCGCAACGAAATCATCTCGGGCTATGCTAAGAACAACAACATTGTTCACCAGCTCATCGACCTTGCCCTGCTTCAGAACGGTATGTTGAAGGGTGCTTCGCTCGACGCATTCCTCAAGAGAAGCGTTGACATGATTAAGTAATCCAACCTGTAAAAAGGTTTGAATTAAGAAATAAAACTTTGCGATGCGTAACATTTCATGTTACAAATTGTTTCTATCATATGTGCTAAATGTTTCAAAACGAACATTTAGCACATTTTTTTTCGCTTTCCTTTGGTGGCTTTCCTTTTTTTTATTACCTTTGCAATATCGATAAACGAAAAACATGATTAAAAAAATCGCCATCATGGAACAAACAAATTCAAATTACAGCATTATTGCTGATTATTACTCTGAACACTACAACGAGCTGAAGTTGTATGTCATGTCCCGTTCGCTTCCGGCAGACGAGGCTGAAGACATCGTGCAGAATACTTTTGTGCGATTACTTCGAGGCGATAAGATGATTACGCCTGTTACTTTACCTTGTTTTGTATACACCATTGCCAAGAATCTGATTATCGATTATTACCGGCGCAAGCATAAGATTGAGGAGTATGAACACTTCCTGGGAGCTAGTGACTGGATGGGAAGATATGATGTTGATGGCGAATCTGTTTTCTCTGCCCAGCAGACCAACGAGATTCTGGAGCGTGGCATTGCCCGGCTCACAGAGAAGAGAAGCAAGGTTTACCGCCTGAATCTCTTCGAAGGAATGCAGGTGAGCGAGATTGCTCAAAGTCTGAACCTCGGATATAAAGCGGCTGAGAATCGTCTGACTCTGGCTAGAAAAGAAATAAGAGATTATATGAAAAAAGAGTTGGCTAGTTAAAATGCTAGTCAACTCTTTCTGTTTATTCTTACTGCCTTGCTGAAAGGCAATTCTTAACTATTTTTTTAGTTTTCCTTAAACCCGATTACTCTTGTCAAACCTTTATCAAGATAAAAGGTTTGGGTTACTTCCTGCTTCTCGCCCTGATGGTTGGTCAGCTTGTATGTAGCCCTTAAATATAATAAGGTGTCGGGATAAGCTGCATCATCATAATTAATATTCTTCTTGACGTAAGGCAGTTTGCTGACATTTTGTCGCATCACCTTCATCTGGTCGAAACTGATCATGGCGGTAGGAGTGAGGCGGGAGAACCGCTCATAGCTGCAGTCCTGCTCAACGAGGTTTTCATTAAGAAAATCCTTGACCAGAGATTGAGCCTTGTGCTGATCGCCACACGAGGTGAACATCAGCACAAGTCCTGAAACCATGAAAAACATCATTTTCTTTATCATAGACATCTTCTTTTTTATTAAGCCGCACTGCTTTTATTAAGCTCGTTGTTTTATTTAGCGAGCTTGCTTATTTAGCCACGCTGCGGAGAATCTCCAGCAAGTGATCCCAAACCATCTCTACAGTAGGAATGAGAAGAGCCTCGTCTGGGGTGTGAACATTGCGAAGGGTAGGACCGAAACTTACCATATCGAGCTCAGGATAACGCTCTGAGAAAAGACCACACTCCAAACCGGCATGAATACCCTTTACCAATGGCTTTTTGCCGAAGAGCTTTTCATAAGCCTTCACAGCCAGGTCGGTAAGCTCGCTGTTGGCGCGCATCTTCCAAGCTGGATACTTGTCGCCTACAGTTACCTCGGCGCCAGCCAGAAGGAAGGCTGCCTTTACGGTGTTGGTCATGTTCTCCAGATTGCTCATCACGTTACTTCGCTGAGAAGCTACGATGTTGATGCTGTTTTCATCGGTCATCACGCTTGCCACATTGCTTGAGGTTTCTACCATCCAGGCAATCGCCTCATCCTGACAGGTAGTAAGCGGACCGTTGTCTACAGCCTGGAGAGCCATTACGAACTTGTCAGCTACAGCTTTCTCGATGACAGGTGCAGCATCGGTGCTGCTCATATTGAACAGCATAGCCTGTTCGGTTACGTGGAATTCATCTTCTACTTCTGATGCAAAGATGTTCCAGTCGGCACGAACCTGTTCCTTATCAGCATTCTTGACGGCGAAAACAATCTTTCCGTCGCGAGGAATCGCATTGTGCATTTTGCCGCTATTGAAGCTTACGAGGCGCAGACTTCCATCCAGTTTCTCATTTTCGAGGAAGAGGAAGCGGGCAAGAATCTTGATGGCATTGGCGCGCTTCTTGTTGATGTCATCGCCCGAGTGACCACCGTTGAGACCCTTCAGCGAAGTTTCCATGAAGAAATAACCCGCAGGAGCCTCTTCGCGTGAGAAGTGGAAAGTGGCATGGGTTGTCTGACCACCGGCGCAGGATACGAAGATTTCGCCCTCATCCTCTGAGTCAAGATTGATGAGCATCTTTCCGGTCATAAAGCCCGCCTTCATGCCGTGAGCACCGGTCAGTCCGGTTTCTTCATCACGTGTAAAGACGCACTCGATAGGACCATGCTCAATATCGTTGCTTGCCAGGATAGCCAGCTCGATGGCGCAGCCTATACCGTCGTCAGCACCCAATGTAGTGCCTTTTGCCTTAAGCCATTCTCCGTCTACGTAAGTCTGGATGGCGTCTTTGTGGAAATCGAAATCAACATCTACCAGTTTATCGCAAACCATGTCCATGTGGCTCTGCAGGATGATGGTTTCAGCATGCTCGTAGCCTGGAGTGGCAGCTTTACGGATGAGCACATTACCGGTTTCATCTACCAGCGTTTCGAGCTGATGAGCCTCTCCGAAAGATTTCAAAAACTCAATCATGTTCTCCTCGTGCTTGGAAGGACGAGGTATTTCGTTGATTTTTGCGAACTGCTCGAACACGAGAGCAGGCTTCAATTCACTTTTATTCATTTATTTTCTATTATTTTGTTTTGATAAAACATTTATTTCTGCTATTTTGTTTTGGTTATTCCCAAAAAAATAGTACCTTTGCACCCAAAAGTGCACTAAGGCACTGCAAAGGTAATAAAAATGATAAAATTAATGTTATTAAGCGTGTTAATAATTGCTATCTGCATGGCATTATTTTGCGTAAAGGTGATTTTTAAGAAGAACGGCAAGTTCTCTTCCCAGCATGTGCACGACAATCCGGGCTTGCGCAAGCAGGGCATTCATTGTGTGGTGGATCAGGACCGCGAGGCAAGGGAAGCCAACAAGGCTTATTAGAAAATAGTAATAATATAATATGATAGAAAAAATGAGAAAGAACATTTTGAGTTCAGTGGCAATTGCAGCTGTTGCTGCCCTGTCATTGGCATCATGCAACAAATCTCAGCCTCAGGTAGAGGCTAAGTCAGAGAGCAAGGCTCCTTCTGAATTGAAGATTGCTTATGTAGAGGTAGACTCTATCATGACTCAGTATGCCTTTGCTAAGGAGTATTCTTCTATCTTGGAGAAGAAGGGTCAGAACATTCAGGCTACTATTGCGCAGAAGGGCCAGCAGCTTCAGGCAGCAGCAGCCAACTTCCAGCAGAAGATTCAGCAGAATGCTTACACCCGCGAGCAGGCTGAGGCTATCCAGGCTGGACTGCAGAAGCAGAACAACGACCTGCAGGGCTTGCAGCAGCGCTTGAGCAACGAGTTTGCTGCTGAGCAGGAGAAGTACAACAAGGCGCTCCACGACAGCATTGCCAACTATCTTGCCCGCTATAACAAGGACAAGAAGTACAGCATCATCTTCTCTAAGAGCGGCGATAATCTGCTCTATGCTGACAAGGCTTACGATATTACAAAAGAGGTGATTTCCGGCTTGAACAAGGCTTACAAGGGAAAGCTGAAGAAAGAGGAGGCTGCTCCTGCTAAAAAGTAAGAGAAATGCTTCGTAAGGAAAGATACGATTTTATATTGAATCATTTCAGAAGTGCGCTGCCGAATGTAACTACCGAGTTGCAGTTCGGTAGCGCATTTCAGCTTCTGGTGGCTACCTTGCTTTCTGCGCAATGCACCGACAAACGCATCAACATGGTTACGCCTGCTCTCTTTGCCCGTTATCCTGATGCGCAGCACATGGCACAGGCGAGCGAGGAAGATATTTATGAGTTGATCAGTTCGGTGAGTTATCCGAATGCCAAGGCGAAGCATCTTGCTGAAATGTCTCGCCAGCTGGTTGAGATGTTCGGAGGTGAGGTGCCTGAGGCTGCGGATGATTTGGAGAAGTTGGCAGGAGTGGGGCGCAAGACTGCGAATGTGATTCGTGCCGTATGGTTCGGTCATGCTACGATGGCGGTGGATACGCATGTTTACCGTGTGAGTCATCGTATGGGGTTGGTGCCGAAAACGGCAGATACGCCCCGAAAAGTAGAAGATTATCTGATGAAACACATTCCGGCTGAGGATATTCCGAATGCGCATCATTGGATTCTGCTGCATGGCAGATATATTTGCAAGAGTACGAAGCCGCTCTGCGATAAATGCTTTTTTAATGAATATTGCCCAAAACTATTAAAGGACAGTAAGCTTTAGGTACATATTAGTGATTAATTGGTAGTGATTAGTTTGTTAATCACTAATCACTACCAATTAATCACTAATTAAAGTTTTATTGTTTTATTCAAGAGATAGTTATCCAGAATCACCATGGCAGCCATGGCTTCAACCACTGGCACGGCTCTTGGCAAAACGCAAGGATCATGACGGCCGCGGGCAGTCAGCATGGTGGCATTTCCTTCCAAATCTACCGTATTCTGCTCCATCAGCAGAGTAGCAATTGGCTTAAAGGCAACACGGAAATAGATGTCCTGACCATTGCTCAAACCGCCCTGTATTCCTCCGCTATGATTGCTCTTTGTTGTAATACGGGCAGCAATATCCTGATTCACAGCAGCATCAGCTGGCGTCTCTGCAGCATCAGCCTTCGGGATAAAGACATCATTCTGCTCACTTCCGCGGGCAGTAACTCCGGCAAATCCCTCACCATATTCAAAACCCTTCACGGCGTTAATGCCAAGCATGGCAGCACCCAGTTGGGCATGAAGCTTGCCAAATTCAGGCTCGCCCAATCCTACCGGGCAACCCTTGATGACGCAAGTGATGATTCCACCAATCGTATCGCCGTCAGCCTTAACCTGGGCGATGAGATCTTCCATCTCCTTCGCCTTCCGCTGGTCAGGACAGCGCACCGGATTATCTTCTATGGTGTTAAGGTCATACAGATGATAATCTTTCTCCAGCGCGATGCTGCCCACCTGCGATGTATAGGCCGTGATGCTGATGCCCAACTGTCGCAAGGCAAGTTTAGCCAAAGCTCCGCCTACGCATCGGGCAATGGTGATGCGGGCTGAAGAACGGCCGCCGCCACGATGATCGCGTACGCCATACTTCTCGTGATAGGTGAAATCTGCGTGAGAAGGGCGGAAGAGACAGCGCATGTTCTCATAGTCCTGAGAATGCTGGTTCTGGTTACGCACCTCAAAACCGATAGGGGTTCCTGTTGATTTGCCTTCGAACACACCACTCAGAAACTCTACCTTGTCAGCTTCCTTTCTGGCCGTAGTGATGTGGCTCTGTCCTGGGCGTCGGCGGTTCAGCTCGCTCTGGATAAAGTCCATGTCGATTTCTATGCCTGCAGGAAATCCGTCAATAACGCCTCCTACAGCTATTCCATGACTCTCTCCAAACGTAGTGAGAGTGAAAAGATTGCCAAATGTATTCCTCATTACCTTAATATATTATAAAGGTGTTTATTACTTGTTGCAGCCGCCTTCGCAACCACCTTCACAACCACCTTCACAGTTGCCATCCTTGCAGTCGCCGCCGCAGTTGTCGCAGCCACCTGAGCAGCCGCCACCTTCGCCGCTGATCATCTGAGCCATCTTGGCAATCTCCTCAGCAGTAGCCTCGCGGCTCTCGAGAATCTGGCCGCAGAAGTTGAGCTTCAAGCCAGCCAATGGGTGGTTCAGGTCGCAGGTTACCTTTGTATCGCTGATGTTCTTCACGACTGCGTTGAAGTGGTTGCCATCCTCGTTCTGCAATGGGATGATAGCGCCTACCTGTACGTGCTGTGCATCAAACTGGCCGTTGATGGTAAAAATCTGCTTGTCGAGCTCCAGTACGCGCTCATCATAGTGCTGTCCGTAAGCCTGCTCTGGGTCCAGCTGGAAGTCGAACTCATCACCCTTAGCCAGGTCTACCACCTTCTCTTCGAAAGCTGGCAGGGTAACACCCATACCGCTGATGAAGATGAACGGACGCTCGTCGGTTGTGCGCTCGATGAGCATTTCCTCGCCGTTGTCACCATTAGTTACATCATACAGTGCGTATGAAACTACAATAAACTTGTTTTTGTTGTTTGTTTCCATTTCTATATTTATTTTTTATTATTTCTTTTTCTTTTCTGAATGCTTACGCTCTTTACCATCTCCATGCGCTCCAGATAGATAGGGCGCCATTTGTCGATGATGTCCTGCAGACTTTTGCTCTTCTGCGAGAGTTCAGCATATTCCTCGCCGTCGGTCAGATTCTCTTTCTTGAGATCCAGCATTCGGGCGATGAGCTGCTTCTGGTGTTCCTCAGCCGCCTTGAGCTGGTTGCCCAGTTTCTCGAGACTTTCCATAAAGGCGAGTGCCTTGTCTATATGATTTTCCTGTACCATTTTGCTTGTTTTATAGGTTGAATCTTTTGCAAAGGTACAAATAATAATTGGTATAAACGAAGAAAAAGGGCTTTTTTTTCGATGATATTACAAAATGATAGAGAAAATGTAATATCTCTAACGTTCTGATGCCTATTTCGGTGTGTTGTTGTTGATTTAAGTCAAGAAATAGGCGGAAAACTGAAAATATCCCAAGAAATGTTTGCGCACACAGAGAAAAGTTCTTATCTTTGCAGCGTCTTAAAGAAAAAGACTATAGGATAATGTTTAACAGAGTCGGCGTCTACGGATGTGCAGGACTCACAAAGTAAAGAAAGGTAAAAAGATTATGAAGAAGATTATGGTATTAGCAGTAGCTATGTTTGCAATGGCAACAGCTACTTTCGCAGCAGAAGAGGAGACAAATGCAACAGCAGCTTACAACATGAATGTAAAGATGTCTAGCTTGGCAGATGCTTTGAGCTTGAACATCGACCAGGTAGAGGCTGTAGCTGATGTACACAAGAACTTCACCGCAGACATGATGAATGCTGCAACAGCAAAGGGTGAGGAACGTTCTGCAATGATTGACAAGGCAGTTTTGAAGGATCTCAAGTACATGCACGTTATCTTGAACAACAGTCAGTATCGTAAGTACGTGATGCTTCTCAATACAACCCTTATCAACCGTGGTTTGAAGTAATCATCTTTTTATAGATGAGAAAAATAAGAGAGAGATTTAAAATAAGAATCCCAGTCAAGGTTTTATCCTGACTGGGATTTTTTTTGCTTTTGGGCCTTCAGTCCGTACTTAAACTATTTGCTAAACTTAGCTTCCTGATATGCGAAAGTTCAGTTAACTTGATAATCAGTCAATATCTATTAATTGGAAATGCTTGTTGAAGGTCAAATCCAATCCGTTAGCCAGTTCTACCTCGTATTCATTCTTGTTCATTTCTATCTTTTTCACCGATTGTCCTACATAATTAGCCATCAGGTAATTCTTGATGGCTTGCGGAATCAGCTGGTCTGGCACGGTGGCCTGCTTGCAGTCAATCTCTGTAAGATTTCCCTTTTTGTCGAACTCCAGCTTCGTGCCATTCTGCAGAACCACGTCGTAGCTTCTGCTCACAACGCCCGACTCAATGGTAGCAAGCATCACCTTCTGACCATTGAAATGCTGGCTGAGTAAGGTCTGAGCCTTGGCAGGAAGTGCATTTACAGAGATAGGTTTGTCGTTGCCCGCATTCGCCACCATATTGCATGAAACCATGCAGCAGATGGCAATCATCAAAATTCGCAAAATTCTTTTCATACGCTACAAATTAAAAATTTATAATAACTAACTGAACTTTCGCATATAGGGAAGTTCAGTTATTTCAATTTACTCCTTTACGATTTCTTTTCCTGCTGCCTGCCAGCCAATAAAGCCGGAATCGAGTTCTATTACCTGATAGCCGTTCTTTGTCAATATAGCTGCGGCATTTTTGCTTCGCTTGCCGCTTCGGCAGTTCACGGCGATAGTCTTGCTTTTGGGAAGAGTGGCAGCGGCCTTCTGCTCGAAGTCTGATTTCAGTACGTCAATGTTGATTGCGCCCCGAATATGCCCATTGGCAAACTCCTCTGCGGTTCGTACGTCGAGACGGATTACTGCGGTGTCAGCGATGGCTTTCTCATAGTCATCTGCCGACAGACTCTTATAGCCCTTATTTTGCGCCTGACAAGAATACAGGCTTGATAGCATGGTTATAATGCTCATGATAAATATTTTCTTCATTCTCTAATCTTTTAATAATTATGCGCCTATAATCTAGGAGGATAAGCCATGCTCAACCCCCTACATTCTTGCAATATATCTGCAAAAATACAAAAAATATTCAGAAAGTTGATGATATGGATGGATTTTGTTGGCTGGGCGAACTCGATTTAACCTTATTTTATACGATAGAGGGATATTTTGATAATCTGAAATCCTTAATGACCGAAAATGACCGCTCTCCTCATATTGAGGTGAGCGGTCGTTTTTGTTCTTTATCCCATGCAGCTCGTTACTCCGAGCGTAGTAGCGATAGCGGTCAGAATGCTGATGGCTATCTGCAGAATTGTTTTCCAAGTGTTCGCTTTCATCTTTCTTAGTGTTTAATGTTTAGTGTTTCATGTTTACTTTTTTGTGGGGCGAATAGGCTGGACTAGGGGCTAGCACCCTAGCCAGTTTATCCTTGGGCTATTCAAGGCCGTCGCCAGTATCGTCCTTGCCGGTAGTACCGCCGCCTGATTCTGAGCCTTGGCCTTCGCTGCCGGTCTGACCAGTGCTTGAACCACCTGGCGTATTATCCGGAGTAGTTGGGGCGTTGAGGTCAACGTTGGTCTTACCCTCCTTAATCGCCTTGATAACGGCTGCCTGAGCACTGCGGCTGGCTACGAGGTTGAACTCGGCGTCATCGCGAAGGTTCTTGAACTCTTGACCTGGCTCCCACTGAACCTTTACGCCGGTGATGTTCTGTGCGGTGAACTTGTCAGCATCCTCAGCACCCTTCGAAGTGAGAAGGAGAGAGAAATCACCGAGGTCGCCCAGACGAATCTTCTTGCCCTCAAGCAACATCTCACGCATGCAGTCTACGGCGATGTAGAGGATGGCGCTGATGTCAGCTCTCGAATAAACACTGCCATGCGAAGTGATGTGCTTGGCAAACTTCTCAATGGTCATGATGTCGGTGTACTGTGAGATGGCGAAAGCATTCTGCTTCTCGGTCTTCACGAGTTCCAGGTCCTTTGGGTCAGGGGTCTTGCCCTCCTTCTTCGCCTGGTTGATGCGTGACTTCGCCTGGTTGATTTCCAGAAGATTTGCGTTCACGCTACGCATTACGATGCTGTAATTAATCATAGTCGTTTGTAGTATGTTTAGAGTCCTTTGTTTTGCAACTCCCCAGAACGCCCCGTTCCTGCCGTTTTCGGGGTCTTCATTGATGACCGGCGCCTGCCATCATTTATGACCCGTGTTGGTCTTAAGAGAAGACCGCCTTCAGGCACCTAAGGCGTTTCCTTCGATTGCTGGTGCAAAGATACGATAAAATCCGGTATCTACCAAATTTAGACATGTGATAAGGAGCGATTTTCAGCAAACTTACGATTTGAAAGTTAGCTTAAAAAACAAACTCTATGTTTATGCGGTGCATCTCTATGTTTTGCGATATAGGAAACTATGTTTAGCGTTATAAATCTGTATATTACAGAGTGATAACCTATTTGCAGAAACGTGTTCAGTATTCAGTATTCAGTTTTTTTCGCTGTTGTTACCACTCTCTGTATAGATAGTATATTATATATATATTAAATATATATATATAATATAAAATAATTACTTACAATTTATAACCATGAAAAAGGTAACTATCGCGAAAAAAACTGAATACTGAATACTGAATAACCTTTTAGGCATTCTAAGCCCTGGTTATAATAGCAATCACCCAGGCGTCCTTACATGGCAACTGGGTCGCATCCAAAAATAACTTTTTTCAAAACTTTCTCCCGAAATCTTGTAGTTCTTCGTCAATTTTGGAGTTTTTTAAGACTTGAATAACTATTGAGCCCACTTTAAAAAGTAAGGCCTGTTTAAAATGTTTATATTTCACGAAAATAATCTCTGATTTATGCTGCTATTTGGAATATTTTTCGTATCTTTACACCATCAATTAAAAGAATGACTATGTTTAAAAAGACAGATCC includes these proteins:
- the htpG gene encoding molecular chaperone HtpG, which gives rise to MAQKGNIGVTTENIFPVIKKFLYSDHDIFLREMVSNAVDATQKLKTLAAQGDFKGEIGDTTVRVSLDEKAGTLTISDHGIGMTEEEIDKYINQIAFSGVTDFLDKYKENANAIIGHFGLGFYSSFMVASKVEIITKSYKEGSKAVKWSCDGSPAFEIEDADKAERGSDIILHIADDCKEFLQKNKIEELLNKYCKFMAVPVAFGKKTEWKDGKNVETDEDNIINNVEPLWTKAPSTLKDEDYKKFYHTLYPMQDDPLFWIHLNVDFPFNLTGILYFPRIKSSIDMQRNKIQLYCNQVFVTDQVEGIVPEFLTLLHGVIDSPDIPLNVSRSYLQSDSNVKKISTYITKKVADRLNSIFKENRKEFEEKWDDLKIFINYGMLSQEDFYERAKDFALLKDVEGKYFTFEEYKTLIKDNQTDKDGNLVYLYANNKEEQYSYIEAAKQKGYSVLLMEGQLDTPMVNMLEQKLEKSRFTRVDADIIDRLIVKEDAKKTDLSKEQSDNLTEVFRSQMPQLDKAEFFVEIQALGEQNQPVLITQNEYMRRMKAMSQFQAGMNFYGQMPDSYNIVLNSDHALVKKVLEDAEANTAETLKPILAEIKGQEARLAVLHQEQNKKKPEEITQQEKDDVHNTEKAISDEKAKRNEIISGYAKNNNIVHQLIDLALLQNGMLKGASLDAFLKRSVDMIK
- a CDS encoding RNA polymerase sigma factor; translated protein: MEQTNSNYSIIADYYSEHYNELKLYVMSRSLPADEAEDIVQNTFVRLLRGDKMITPVTLPCFVYTIAKNLIIDYYRRKHKIEEYEHFLGASDWMGRYDVDGESVFSAQQTNEILERGIARLTEKRSKVYRLNLFEGMQVSEIAQSLNLGYKAAENRLTLARKEIRDYMKKELAS
- a CDS encoding aminoacyl-histidine dipeptidase, with translation MNKSELKPALVFEQFAKINEIPRPSKHEENMIEFLKSFGEAHQLETLVDETGNVLIRKAATPGYEHAETIILQSHMDMVCDKLVDVDFDFHKDAIQTYVDGEWLKAKGTTLGADDGIGCAIELAILASNDIEHGPIECVFTRDEETGLTGAHGMKAGFMTGKMLINLDSEDEGEIFVSCAGGQTTHATFHFSREEAPAGYFFMETSLKGLNGGHSGDDINKKRANAIKILARFLFLENEKLDGSLRLVSFNSGKMHNAIPRDGKIVFAVKNADKEQVRADWNIFASEVEDEFHVTEQAMLFNMSSTDAAPVIEKAVADKFVMALQAVDNGPLTTCQDEAIAWMVETSSNVASVMTDENSINIVASQRSNVMSNLENMTNTVKAAFLLAGAEVTVGDKYPAWKMRANSELTDLAVKAYEKLFGKKPLVKGIHAGLECGLFSERYPELDMVSFGPTLRNVHTPDEALLIPTVEMVWDHLLEILRSVAK
- a CDS encoding OmpH family outer membrane protein — its product is MRKNILSSVAIAAVAALSLASCNKSQPQVEAKSESKAPSELKIAYVEVDSIMTQYAFAKEYSSILEKKGQNIQATIAQKGQQLQAAAANFQQKIQQNAYTREQAEAIQAGLQKQNNDLQGLQQRLSNEFAAEQEKYNKALHDSIANYLARYNKDKKYSIIFSKSGDNLLYADKAYDITKEVISGLNKAYKGKLKKEEAAPAKK
- the nth gene encoding endonuclease III, with amino-acid sequence MLRKERYDFILNHFRSALPNVTTELQFGSAFQLLVATLLSAQCTDKRINMVTPALFARYPDAQHMAQASEEDIYELISSVSYPNAKAKHLAEMSRQLVEMFGGEVPEAADDLEKLAGVGRKTANVIRAVWFGHATMAVDTHVYRVSHRMGLVPKTADTPRKVEDYLMKHIPAEDIPNAHHWILLHGRYICKSTKPLCDKCFFNEYCPKLLKDSKL
- the aroC gene encoding chorismate synthase, which translates into the protein MRNTFGNLFTLTTFGESHGIAVGGVIDGFPAGIEIDMDFIQSELNRRRPGQSHITTARKEADKVEFLSGVFEGKSTGTPIGFEVRNQNQHSQDYENMRCLFRPSHADFTYHEKYGVRDHRGGGRSSARITIARCVGGALAKLALRQLGISITAYTSQVGSIALEKDYHLYDLNTIEDNPVRCPDQRKAKEMEDLIAQVKADGDTIGGIITCVIKGCPVGLGEPEFGKLHAQLGAAMLGINAVKGFEYGEGFAGVTARGSEQNDVFIPKADAAETPADAAVNQDIAARITTKSNHSGGIQGGLSNGQDIYFRVAFKPIATLLMEQNTVDLEGNATMLTARGRHDPCVLPRAVPVVEAMAAMVILDNYLLNKTIKL
- a CDS encoding FKBP-type peptidyl-prolyl cis-trans isomerase, whose amino-acid sequence is METNNKNKFIVVSYALYDVTNGDNGEEMLIERTTDERPFIFISGMGVTLPAFEEKVVDLAKGDEFDFQLDPEQAYGQHYDERVLELDKQIFTINGQFDAQHVQVGAIIPLQNEDGNHFNAVVKNISDTKVTCDLNHPLAGLKLNFCGQILESREATAEEIAKMAQMISGEGGGCSGGCDNCGGDCKDGNCEGGCEGGCEGGCNK
- a CDS encoding PepSY-like domain-containing protein, producing the protein MKRILRILMIAICCMVSCNMVANAGNDKPISVNALPAKAQTLLSQHFNGQKVMLATIESGVVSRSYDVVLQNGTKLEFDKKGNLTEIDCKQATVPDQLIPQAIKNYLMANYVGQSVKKIEMNKNEYEVELANGLDLTFNKHFQLIDID
- a CDS encoding rhodanese-like domain-containing protein → MKKIFIMSIITMLSSLYSCQAQNKGYKSLSADDYEKAIADTAVIRLDVRTAEEFANGHIRGAINIDVLKSDFEQKAAATLPKSKTIAVNCRSGKRSKNAAAILTKNGYQVIELDSGFIGWQAAGKEIVKE
- a CDS encoding smalltalk protein; the protein is MKANTWKTILQIAISILTAIATTLGVTSCMG